The Tubulanus polymorphus chromosome 6, tnTubPoly1.2, whole genome shotgun sequence genome includes a region encoding these proteins:
- the LOC141907566 gene encoding TRAF3-interacting protein 1-like: MDEKEFQKISKKTQDSLGKLIKKPPLTDKLLKKPPFRFLHDIITSVIRMTGFMKGLYTATEMNSENVKEKEAKIAFLQKAIDMVALVTGKVVSVKPNKIVSGHEPEKTNEFLQLLATAILKKVDNDEFVKRVLSSEKPGKSSVTKKDNEKKDDPKEKKRLQMKCDFLENWYVVVMSKVH, from the exons ATGGATGaaaaagaatttcagaaaatatcgAAGAAAACTCAGGACTCATTGGGAAAACTGATTAAAAAGCCTCCCCTAACGGATAAACTGCTGAAGAAACCGCCTTTCAGATTTTTGCATGATATCATCACCTCG GTGATACGAATGACTGGATTTATGAAGGGTTTGTACACTGCTACTGAAATGAACAGTGAAAATGTGAAGGAAAAAGAAGCCAAAATAGCTTTTCTACAAAAAGCAATTGATATGGTTG CACTTGTTACTGGTAAAGTGGTCAGTGTAAAACCAAATAAGATTGTCTCTGGCCATGAACCTGAAAAAACTAATGAATTCTTGCAACTCTTAGCAACTGCGATCCTGAAAAAG gttgataatgatgaatttgTAAAAAGAGTTTTGTCCAGTGAAAAACCTGGGAAATCTTCGGTGACCAAAAAAGACAATGAGAAGAAAGATGATCCAAAAGAAAAGAAGAGG CTACAAATGAAATGcgattttcttgaaaattggTACGTAGTTGTAATGAGCAAGGTACATTAA